From Nitrososphaerales archaeon, one genomic window encodes:
- a CDS encoding methyltransferase domain-containing protein, with product MQHLEVDEAEGLKAVSSRLFHGLADSYDRILDGATLLQDRYWKRWAVERSVLGRSEAVLDVGCGTCVMEERLEGAGCQVVGLDLSDWMLRIGLRKRLGCSGALLNADAEALPFPEASFDVVVSCYAVKYCDLERFSSEVSRVLKPGGRAVIYDFVRPKGPMSPILSVYIYGFLKVAEGLLRRVDSGVSYTFEALPEIIRRTTWNDELTTILRGHNLVVVERAVLSGGAVEGFVAQRQLQAQV from the coding sequence GTGCAGCACCTCGAGGTGGACGAAGCGGAGGGACTGAAAGCCGTGTCGAGCAGGCTCTTCCACGGGCTGGCGGACTCGTACGACAGGATCCTGGACGGGGCCACCTTGCTGCAGGACAGGTACTGGAAGAGATGGGCTGTAGAGAGATCAGTCCTAGGGAGGTCGGAGGCAGTTCTCGACGTTGGATGCGGGACATGCGTGATGGAAGAGCGGCTCGAGGGTGCCGGCTGCCAGGTCGTCGGGCTCGACCTCTCGGACTGGATGCTCCGAATCGGCCTGAGGAAGAGGTTGGGTTGCTCCGGCGCCCTCCTGAACGCGGACGCTGAGGCGCTGCCCTTCCCCGAGGCCTCCTTCGATGTCGTCGTTTCATGCTACGCAGTGAAGTATTGCGACCTGGAGAGGTTCTCGTCAGAGGTGTCACGCGTCCTGAAGCCGGGAGGACGCGCAGTAATCTACGACTTCGTCAGGCCGAAGGGACCCATGTCTCCAATCCTCTCTGTCTACATCTACGGTTTCTTGAAGGTCGCAGAAGGTCTGCTCAGGCGAGTGGACTCTGGCGTCTCTTACACGTTCGAAGCGCTACCGGAGATCATACGAAGGACAACGTGGAACGACGAACTTACAACGATTCTCCGGGGACACAACCTTGTCGTGGTCGAACGGGCCGTCCTCTCTGGCGGTGCGGTGGAAGGCTTCGTCGCCCAGAGGCAACTGCAGGCCCAAGTGTGA
- a CDS encoding chromate resistance protein: MKWVTREKAKVDRIACPWLIKRFVDPTAEFHFVPAEKVLEVSRREGATAFDAQGAELTHYKEGGKEYVSFDAIIRKFGLKDPALLELARIVRGADAKIPDAPPESAGLEAAAIGFRTRAKDDFENMRLQFPLYDALYEYCSSKERGAARLEHAV, from the coding sequence ATGAAATGGGTCACACGGGAGAAGGCTAAGGTTGACAGAATCGCGTGCCCCTGGCTGATCAAGAGGTTCGTCGACCCAACAGCGGAGTTCCACTTCGTGCCCGCCGAGAAGGTCCTCGAGGTGTCTCGAAGGGAGGGAGCGACCGCGTTCGACGCCCAGGGCGCAGAGTTGACCCACTACAAGGAAGGCGGGAAGGAGTACGTCAGCTTCGACGCCATCATCAGGAAGTTCGGCCTGAAGGACCCAGCCCTGCTAGAACTAGCCAGAATTGTCAGGGGGGCTGACGCCAAAATCCCAGACGCTCCGCCGGAATCTGCTGGTCTGGAAGCAGCGGCGATTGGATTCAGGACGCGCGCGAAGGACGACTTTGAGAACATGCGACTCCAATTCCCCTTGTACGATGCGCTGTATGAATACTGCAGTTCGAAAGAGAGGGGTGCGGCAAGGCTAGAGCACGCTGTCTAG
- a CDS encoding cystathionine gamma-synthase family protein, whose product MKDILRESGIGTRALWAGEEGSSVGGPTQVPIVQSVAFSYKDFEEWHNVALGRRRGHIYSRNTNPTVSALEEKVRALEGAEAAVSFASGMAAISNALYTILRPGDRVVTIKDTYGGTNQLFREFLPEIGVKVTFCDTTDIEQIEKEVAKGCKVVYLETPTNPTLKVVDIARVAEAAHAGGTTVLTDNTFATPVNQLPLKLGSDAVIHSASKFLGGHADALGGIFCGQKAHVKKVFHFREINGAALDPFAAYLLLRGLKTLQIRVERQNANAMKIAEHLEGHDAVREVYYPGLKSHPQHEVARRQMRGGFGGVLSFTLKGGHRALKTFLPKLRLAHRAANLGAVETTVGSPATTSHVEVSARDRAAMGIPEALVRYSTGIEDVEDLIADLDRALASVRQR is encoded by the coding sequence ATGAAGGATATTCTCCGAGAATCGGGAATCGGGACGCGAGCGCTATGGGCCGGCGAAGAGGGGTCCTCTGTCGGTGGACCAACGCAGGTTCCAATCGTCCAAAGTGTGGCTTTCAGCTACAAGGACTTTGAGGAGTGGCATAACGTCGCCCTAGGACGCAGGCGCGGCCACATCTACAGCAGGAACACCAACCCCACGGTCTCGGCGCTTGAGGAGAAGGTCAGGGCCCTCGAGGGCGCGGAAGCTGCCGTCAGCTTTGCCTCTGGGATGGCTGCGATAAGCAACGCCCTTTACACGATTTTGAGACCTGGGGACCGCGTCGTCACAATAAAGGACACATACGGCGGCACGAATCAGCTCTTCCGTGAATTCCTTCCGGAGATTGGAGTCAAGGTAACCTTCTGCGATACAACCGACATTGAGCAGATTGAGAAGGAGGTCGCGAAGGGATGCAAGGTCGTCTACCTTGAGACTCCCACCAACCCGACCCTCAAGGTCGTGGATATCGCTCGTGTGGCCGAGGCCGCACACGCAGGCGGGACCACGGTCTTGACAGACAACACGTTTGCCACACCTGTGAACCAGCTACCCCTGAAACTCGGATCCGACGCCGTTATTCACAGCGCGTCGAAGTTCCTAGGCGGACACGCGGACGCGCTCGGCGGAATCTTCTGCGGCCAGAAAGCCCATGTGAAGAAGGTGTTCCACTTCAGGGAGATAAACGGGGCGGCTCTGGATCCCTTCGCCGCCTACCTTCTGCTCCGAGGCCTCAAGACACTGCAGATTAGGGTGGAGAGACAGAACGCGAACGCCATGAAGATCGCCGAGCACCTAGAGGGTCACGACGCGGTGAGGGAGGTCTACTATCCCGGGCTCAAGTCCCATCCCCAGCACGAGGTCGCGAGGCGGCAGATGCGAGGAGGATTCGGGGGCGTCCTGAGCTTCACTCTGAAGGGCGGCCACCGCGCTCTGAAGACTTTCCTCCCGAAACTCAGGCTGGCGCATCGCGCGGCGAACCTGGGCGCGGTCGAGACCACTGTCGGGTCGCCCGCCACCACCAGCCACGTCGAGGTAAGCGCGCGCGACCGCGCGGCGATGGGCATACCAGAGGCTCTGGTCCGCTACTCTACAGGGATAGAGGACGTCGAAGACCTGATTGCGGACCTCGACCGAGCTCTGGCATCAGTCCGCCAACGGTAG
- a CDS encoding alkaline phosphatase family protein: MLVVTLSFLLIISSFPLSVGGVPGKPPIQHVVIIVEENHTFDNYFGTYPGANGIAGATPQPSTNNSTTAKLVKPFMINTTTIAHDLCHDWTCAHQAYDNGSMDGFVTASNSNLTMGHFNPSLIPYYWDYASQFVLLDNFYTPVMTASLPNHLYLIAGQSGGLVGSANAGFINFTSSNVHDNTFYFKSIVDELDASHITWKYYAGGYYYLNNWNPLPGFASFKSNQARMRNLAPPGQFATDVADHKLPGVSWIMPATDEESEHPPYDISSGEQDVVSIINSVMASPYWNSTAIFLTWDDWGGWYDHVPPPQVDQFGYGFRVPCLIISPYVKQGYIDHTQGDFTSILKFVETVYSLPPLASRDASANNLMEAFDFSQSPGPPLQLPGPFVSDHYPLTFPNGTLFGGATSASQSNPATTTTTTTTTAITRVTTSTAVQTITIANTDPVTTTTTTTTAITRLATITGVQTITVANAASPSSAILVAVLLGCMVGSVLLLVPRRLGWARPGQG, translated from the coding sequence ATGCTCGTAGTCACTTTGTCGTTCCTCTTGATCATCTCGTCGTTTCCGCTCTCAGTTGGCGGGGTGCCCGGCAAGCCTCCAATTCAGCACGTAGTCATCATAGTCGAGGAGAACCACACCTTCGACAACTACTTCGGTACATACCCAGGGGCGAACGGAATCGCAGGCGCGACGCCTCAACCATCGACGAATAACTCCACGACCGCGAAGCTCGTCAAGCCGTTCATGATCAATACCACGACTATTGCCCACGACCTCTGCCACGACTGGACGTGCGCCCATCAAGCCTACGACAACGGGAGCATGGACGGCTTTGTGACTGCGTCCAACTCGAATCTGACCATGGGTCACTTCAACCCCTCGCTCATTCCCTACTACTGGGATTACGCGTCTCAGTTCGTCCTGCTCGACAACTTCTACACCCCGGTCATGACGGCGAGCCTCCCCAATCACCTCTATCTGATCGCTGGACAGTCGGGCGGTTTGGTTGGTAGTGCTAACGCTGGTTTCATCAACTTCACCTCAAGCAATGTACACGACAACACGTTCTACTTCAAGTCGATAGTGGATGAGCTCGACGCCAGTCACATCACTTGGAAGTACTACGCTGGGGGCTATTACTATCTGAACAACTGGAACCCGCTGCCCGGTTTCGCATCATTCAAGAGCAATCAAGCAAGGATGCGGAATCTCGCTCCCCCCGGACAATTCGCCACAGATGTAGCGGACCACAAGCTTCCAGGTGTTTCCTGGATAATGCCAGCAACTGACGAGGAGAGTGAGCACCCACCCTACGATATTTCCAGTGGGGAACAAGACGTGGTGTCGATTATCAACTCCGTGATGGCCAGTCCTTATTGGAACTCGACGGCCATCTTCTTGACGTGGGACGACTGGGGAGGATGGTACGACCATGTTCCACCTCCTCAGGTGGACCAGTTCGGCTACGGGTTCAGGGTTCCCTGCCTGATAATATCTCCCTACGTGAAACAGGGCTACATCGACCACACGCAGGGCGACTTCACATCCATCTTGAAGTTCGTCGAGACAGTCTATTCCCTGCCACCGCTTGCGAGCAGGGACGCCTCCGCCAACAACCTGATGGAAGCCTTCGACTTCTCGCAGTCTCCGGGACCTCCGCTGCAGCTACCGGGGCCATTCGTCTCCGACCATTACCCCCTGACCTTCCCGAACGGCACTCTTTTCGGAGGAGCAACGTCCGCATCGCAATCCAATCCAGCCACGACAACCACAACAACCACGACCACAGCCATCACACGAGTTACAACAAGCACCGCCGTCCAAACTATCACCATTGCCAATACGGATCCTGTCACGACAACAACAACCACGACCACAGCGATTACCCGCCTTGCAACAATCACCGGTGTCCAAACTATCACAGTTGCCAATGCGGCTAGTCCCTCGAGTGCAATTCTAGTCGCAGTCCTACTGGGCTGCATGGTTGGCTCAGTCCTGCTTCTTGTTCCCCGGCGGCTGGGATGGGCCCGTCCCGGCCAAGGTTGA
- a CDS encoding MFS transporter, whose protein sequence is MEAAPASSRWGVLAAYMLTGIVSQVLWITFSPIDSQASNVFGVSVGDVGLLSAVYLLVYVIMSIPAGYVIDAFGFRRAVLLGAALLAFSGVTRSLSSSFPMVLALQAVGGLGQPFILNSISKLVRAWFPESEAALATGIGTLSLFIGILIGLGLTPSLVEMLGFVPALLAYGGLSLLALLAFYVLGKERKKGVEVEERVTVTRILDVLRNKNIVVLSILFFIGLGIFNAVATWIQPMLATKSIGADLAGPLGSLLIIGGVIGSVVIPALADRYHTLKRPLLVCLAASSVLWYLLGVLTETILIAVVLLVLGFFFVSALPLGLELSARSLEGRAVGVANAVVWEFSQMGGLVLILAYEVVSISSGWEPLFFLSSALTLASLIFALLLRAK, encoded by the coding sequence CTCAAGTTCTGTGGATCACATTCTCACCTATAGATTCTCAGGCGTCGAATGTATTCGGGGTGTCCGTAGGCGACGTTGGTCTCCTCTCGGCCGTCTACCTCCTCGTGTATGTCATCATGTCAATACCTGCGGGTTACGTCATCGACGCCTTTGGCTTCCGCCGCGCGGTACTCTTGGGGGCGGCATTGCTGGCCTTCTCCGGCGTGACACGCTCCCTTTCGTCCAGCTTCCCGATGGTGTTGGCGTTACAGGCCGTCGGCGGCCTCGGGCAACCATTCATCCTCAACAGCATCTCCAAGCTTGTCAGGGCCTGGTTCCCAGAAAGCGAAGCTGCTCTGGCAACGGGCATCGGGACCCTTTCTTTGTTCATTGGCATCCTCATAGGCCTCGGACTGACACCATCCTTGGTCGAGATGTTGGGGTTCGTCCCAGCTCTCCTCGCCTACGGCGGCCTGTCTCTCTTAGCCCTGCTAGCCTTCTACGTACTCGGCAAAGAGAGAAAGAAGGGCGTCGAGGTGGAAGAACGTGTCACTGTCACCCGAATCCTCGACGTATTGCGGAACAAGAATATCGTCGTCCTGTCAATCCTGTTCTTCATCGGTCTTGGGATTTTCAACGCCGTCGCCACATGGATTCAACCCATGCTCGCCACGAAGAGCATCGGCGCGGACCTGGCGGGTCCACTAGGCAGCCTACTGATCATCGGAGGAGTCATCGGGTCGGTCGTGATTCCTGCTCTTGCCGATAGGTACCACACATTGAAACGTCCTCTGCTTGTCTGCCTCGCCGCCTCCAGTGTGCTGTGGTACCTTCTGGGTGTCCTCACCGAGACCATTCTAATCGCGGTGGTACTCCTCGTCCTCGGATTCTTCTTCGTCTCGGCGCTGCCCCTGGGGCTGGAGCTATCCGCACGCTCTTTGGAGGGGCGGGCTGTGGGAGTGGCGAATGCAGTCGTATGGGAGTTCTCGCAAATGGGGGGGCTCGTCCTGATTCTGGCCTACGAAGTTGTATCCATATCGTCCGGCTGGGAGCCCCTCTTCTTCCTGTCCTCCGCTCTTACACTCGCCTCTTTGATCTTTGCGTTGCTCCTACGAGCCAAGTAA